The genomic region GAGTGGAGGGCAGAGAGTAGAGAGTAGAGTTCAGGGAGGAGAGAGTGGAGGGCAGAGAGTAGAGAGTAGAGTTCAGGGAGGAGAGAGTGGAGGGCAGAGAGTAGAGAGTAGAGTTCAGGGAGGAGAGAGTGGAGGGCAGAGAGTAGAGAGTAGAGTTCAGGGAGGAGAGAGTGGAGGGCAGAGAGTAGAGAGTAGAGTTCAGGGAGGAGAGAGTGGAGGGCAGAGAGTAGAGAGTAGAGTTCAGGGAGGAGAGAGTGGAGGGCAGAGAGTAGAGAGTAGAGTTCAGGGAGGAGAGAGTGGAGGGCAGAGAGTAGAGTCCATACAGATCTCTCCAGAGACTGATAGTCATCAGAACGGAAATACGGAGCAAACCACACAGACAGTTACCCAAACTTCAGTAGATCAGACCAGTCTTGAACAACTAATGGAATCACTCCTGGATAAGGATCCTAAAATAGGAGTTTGGAGCTATCCGGGCTACGCGGTACTACAGTACCTGTATCATACAAAGCCTGGGTTTAGAATGAGTAAGGTAGCCAAAGACGCACTAGAATTAGGATTAAAACAGCTTTATCCAGATCTCTACTCTAAAGCCGAGTCCTTAGCTAGACAGAAGGGACTAATCAAATGAGATATTTTGAAACGATAAACCAAAGCGGATAATTTCCGCTGAATAGGTTTACTTCCCTGTTTCTCTTCAGTCTAGAACCTAGACTGGAGATACGTATTACATCCCTTGCCATTTCACCTATAGAATAAAACCCGTGGTCAATTACTTTCTAAACTGGAGATCGCCTAATCACGGAAATGTCCCCTTCAATGAAGTCCAATACAGGTGGGTGAATGCTTTCTTCATTTCGTAAAATAATGAAGACGCTCCATAAATTGAACTTTTCTCAAAGTTCATCCTGACCAGATATCCTTTCTTTGAACTTGCGTAGACAGCACAGATTGCGCTTCCATCATATACCTTTCTGCTACCTGCCTGTGTCATGGAAATGATGTTATCCGACACAACTTTAGCCTCATAATGCGCCTTGGAGCCTGTCTTGGGCGGTGTCATTATATTATTGGCGTCACCTATCACGAACACGTTATCGTAATTCTTGTACCTTAGGCTGGTTCTATCCACTGGAATGAAACCGCTTTGATCCGTCATCTCCTTGAACTCGTTACCCACAGTGACTGGAGGATCAATCAATGCCAGGTCGTACTGGACTTTCTCTCCGCTTTCAGATTCTATCACTTTCTGCTTCTCATCTACCTTGGCTATCCTGAAGCCTCTCTTGATCTCGATCCCTAGTTCCTTGGCCCTCCTTCCAAAAGCCTCTGACATGGGCCTCTGGATCTCTGGCGGATTGGAGACAGGGTTAAGCAGAGTCACCTTGGCCTTAGGGAACTTCTCCTTGAGAAGGAAGGCAAACTCAAAGGGGGCAGCAGGACACTTAATAACACCCGAATACCCCACAACTATGGAGTTCCCCGTGAACGCGTTCACCAATTCCCTGAGCTTCTTTCCCTCCTCTAGGGTATGCCAACCCATGGTTCCCTCAATCTTCTTGCTCACTGCACCGGGAGACAGTACTAGGTAATCGTAGTCCAATCTCTTGTCCCCAACCATGACGTAATGATCCTCAACCACTACCTTAGTAGCTCTTCCCTTCACCCACTTAACCGGTAACAGAGAGTCTAGACTCTTCACTATGGACTCTTCCCTTTCATGTCCCAGGACATAATCCACAATACCTGGTTGATAGAGGTGGGTATCAGAAGGCTCAACGACAGTCACGTCCAGTCCCTTCCCGTGAAGCCTATTGGCCACCACGAGCCCGCCATTGCCTCCTCCTACAATGACTACTTTACTCATAGTTAACATCGTTTATCTTGCAGAAAGAATATTTAAGATAATCCCTAATTATTCAATTGATTCAAGTGAGGCTTGAGAGCGCAGTGATTATGGCTGGGGGTAAGGGAACCAGGCTCTCCCCGCTGAAGCCCGTGATGGAAGTATGCGGGAAGCCCATGATCCAGTGGGTAGCGGAACTGGCCATGAGATATGCGTCACAGGTTTACATTGCAACGGTGAAGGGACATCCAGCAGAGGAGAAACTAAGGAAGATACATAGGGTACTATATACCTCGGGCCTTGGTTACGAGAATGACGTTGTAGAGGCCGTTTCCTCGGTGAAGCTACCGGCACTTGTTCTTCCGAGCGATGTACCCTTCCTGGATGGGGATACCATTGAAATCTTGATCAGGGAGTGCAACTCCTCCATATGTACCCTCCTAAGTCAAGGGAAATTCGTCGGTGTTAGCCTTTGGAGGGCTCTCGATTTGGAGGACTATCAGTCGATTGACTACCCCAGAAAGATCGTTAATGTGAATACATGGAATGACCTTACGGAAATAAATAAATTATGTTAAGGAATAAATTCCTTGATATACTTGCAACGAATTCTCATAGTATCCCCAGTTAGGGGAGTAATATTCCCCATATACCTCATCCTTAGCCTTCTTCTCCTCGTCATATCAATTAGTTACTTCAAGGACCTTCTAGTCTACGCTGGGTTTCCCCCTGGTTTAGGCTACGCGCTGGCTGTGGAGATCTCATTTCTCAGCCTAGCCCTCAGTCCAGTCAACGTGGTGGTAAAGGAATTTAAGACTCCTGCTATCGTGCCGGAATACGATGTTGTTTACATTTTTGGTTTTCCCGTGTATCTACCAAAGCTGGAGAGGACTTACCTTACGACCTTGCTGGCATTTAACTTGGGAGGAGCTGTAATTCCCCTGCTCCTTTCTCTCACGCTCCTTTACCTTTCCCCTGGCAAATTACTCATTCTCCTGGACGTCGTTGTCATTATCGTTGTATCGAAGCTGTTCTCAAGAGTTGTAAATGGAGTTGGAGTGGTGATGAATCCGCTTATAGCGCCAATCTTCTCTGTCCTGGTAAGCTACATCTTGTTCTTTCACCAGCCGATCCTTATCCCTCTCTCCGCATACGTGAGCAGTGTTATTGGAACTCTCGTGGGGGCAGATCTTCTGAACATAAGGAAGATTCTAGAGGCTAGACCACAGGTCATCAGTGTAGGCGGTATGGGCACGTTTGATGGTATATTCATTTCTGGATTACTATCGATCTTTCTAGGCCAGTTATTAATATCGCTATGAGCACATTAACACCGGTGTGATAAGGCGTCGTTTCTTAGGAGTTTGCTTATCAATACGACTTATATGTTAATAATTAAAAAAGGAATTTTTATGTAAAATTTACGAAAAGTTTTTATGTAGAAAACGCCATGATAATATATAGATTTAAAATGAACAAATCGATTACTATTAATACATCACATGATCGGCAGTCTCTACTCATTATTCTATCTGACCCAAAATTCGTACTTCCTAAACTATTTCCGCCCATCAAGGAGGTTGAGGTTGAGAATGATTCATTCAATGCTCACGGTAGGTTTATGGCTATGTCATTTAATATGCATGGGAACGTTCTTCGTGGAGCCGATTTAGTATATGCATTTTATCTCTCTGCTGGAGGAGGAATGGGACAAGGA from Metallosphaera sedula DSM 5348 harbors:
- a CDS encoding NAD(P)/FAD-dependent oxidoreductase, whose protein sequence is MSKVVIVGGGNGGLVVANRLHGKGLDVTVVEPSDTHLYQPGIVDYVLGHEREESIVKSLDSLLPVKWVKGRATKVVVEDHYVMVGDKRLDYDYLVLSPGAVSKKIEGTMGWHTLEEGKKLRELVNAFTGNSIVVGYSGVIKCPAAPFEFAFLLKEKFPKAKVTLLNPVSNPPEIQRPMSEAFGRRAKELGIEIKRGFRIAKVDEKQKVIESESGEKVQYDLALIDPPVTVGNEFKEMTDQSGFIPVDRTSLRYKNYDNVFVIGDANNIMTPPKTGSKAHYEAKVVSDNIISMTQAGSRKVYDGSAICAVYASSKKGYLVRMNFEKSSIYGASSLFYEMKKAFTHLYWTSLKGTFP
- a CDS encoding NTP transferase domain-containing protein, translating into MRLESAVIMAGGKGTRLSPLKPVMEVCGKPMIQWVAELAMRYASQVYIATVKGHPAEEKLRKIHRVLYTSGLGYENDVVEAVSSVKLPALVLPSDVPFLDGDTIEILIRECNSSICTLLSQGKFVGVSLWRALDLEDYQSIDYPRKIVNVNTWNDLTEINKLC
- a CDS encoding DUF1614 domain-containing protein, which produces MQRILIVSPVRGVIFPIYLILSLLLLVISISYFKDLLVYAGFPPGLGYALAVEISFLSLALSPVNVVVKEFKTPAIVPEYDVVYIFGFPVYLPKLERTYLTTLLAFNLGGAVIPLLLSLTLLYLSPGKLLILLDVVVIIVVSKLFSRVVNGVGVVMNPLIAPIFSVLVSYILFFHQPILIPLSAYVSSVIGTLVGADLLNIRKILEARPQVISVGGMGTFDGIFISGLLSIFLGQLLISL
- a CDS encoding DUF3211 domain-containing protein, translated to MIIYRFKMNKSITINTSHDRQSLLIILSDPKFVLPKLFPPIKEVEVENDSFNAHGRFMAMSFNMHGNVLRGADLVYAFYLSAGGGMGQGKLTMRIKEREINLEFEYDGWMERMSGIFFMDRWFSGFARRLDEDVRMERIKRKI